The Kryptolebias marmoratus isolate JLee-2015 linkage group LG18, ASM164957v2, whole genome shotgun sequence genome includes a region encoding these proteins:
- the LOC108250257 gene encoding F-box only protein 15: MAAGRGEFFQSFLDGLQRQPAQPAPGRQQPGRGGGRPGPGGTFAGQERRRGGGWRSKKRPAEERSSASRTEPSYNPSCATTDCSLSKENLLERLPSEVLIRILSYLDASSLFCVANVSRRLHRLANDDVLWQKIYVTEFGSQAWRLKPAGGAEAEEETAAVKGDTASRWKKMFFRMIVGQEMKKWRRDLSDLSPYTGLPRQTEWVLSGFWRGRDEVAFVMISLHFHKLVEKSLLGSPVSPYAEPAEPPPVGDSDPELGLHGYSLHFVLHNTGTEIMSGCFRQLSCRRVQVQRDLLELRVINRTDLWQHRSLSGGFRLPWRSEELQGAVENCCIMTLTLLDEFQKLFWCLSEPVHISVTKRAPSFDYSGTDFLMEHRDSDGKVRMQLVWLEEQQQFFLIGLTLYLSVSKVNERFSRAY; encoded by the exons ATGGCGGCTGGACGAGGCGAGTTTTTCCAAAGTTTTCTGGACGGTTTACAGAGGCAGCCCGCGCAGCCGGCCCCGGGGAGGCAACAGCCCGGTCGTGGCGGAGGGAGGCCGGGTCCCGGAGGAACATTTGCGGGTCAGGAGAGACGACGAGGCGGCGGCTGGAGGAGTAAGAAGCGGCCCGCTGAGGAGCGGAGTTCGGCTAGCAGGACGGAGCCCAG ttacaATCCCAGCTGTGCGACAACAGACTGTTCTCTTTCCAAGGAAAACCTTCTGGAAAG GCTCCCGTCGGAGGTTCTGATCCGGATCCTGTCGTACCTGGACGCCTCCTCGCTGTTCTGCGTCGCCAACGTGAGCCGCCGCCTCCACCGCCTCGCGAATGACGA CGTCTTGTGGCAGAAGATTTACGTGACGGAGTTCGGGAGTCAGGCGTGGAGGCTGAAGCCAGCGGGCGGCGCCGAGGCGGAGGAGGAAACGGCGGCGGTGAAGGGCGACACAGCGAGCCGATGGAAGAAGATGTTCTTCAGAATGATTGTCGGACAAGAGATGAAGAAGTGGAGGAGAGACCTGAGCGACCTGAGTCCGTACACCGGCCTGCCCCGTCAGACCGAGTGGGTTCTCAG CGGCTTCTGGAGG ggcCGGGATGAGGTGGCCTTCGTCATGATCAGCCTGCATTTCCATAAACTGGTGGAGAAAAGTCTGCTGGGATCTCCGGTCAG CCCGTACGCCGAGCCCGCCGAGCCGCCGCCTGTCGGGGACTCGGACCCGGAGCTGGGTCTTCACGGCTACTCGCTGCACTTCGTCCTGCACAACACCGGCACGGAGATCATGTCGGGATGCTTCCGCCAGCTCTCCTGCCGCAGAG tCCAGGTGCAGCGGGACCTCCTGGAGCTGCGGGTCATCAACCGGACCGACCTGTGGCAGCACCGCTCGCTCTCCGGAGGCTTCAGGCTTCCCTGGAGGAGCGAGGAGCTGCAGGGGGCGGTGGAG AACTGCTGCATCATGACTCTGACCCTCCTGGACGAGTTCCAGAAGCTCTTCTGGTGCCTCAGCGAGCCCGTTCACATCTCGGTGACGAAGAGGGCGCCGTCCTTCGACTACAGCGGCACCGACTTCCTGATGGAGCACCGGGACTCGGACGGGAAGGTGAGGATGCAGCTGGTCTGgttggaggagcagcagcagttctTCCTCATCGGCCTCACCCTCTACCTGTCCGTCAGTAAAGTCAACGAGCGTTTCAGCAGAGCGTACTGA
- the dyrk2 gene encoding dual specificity tyrosine-phosphorylation-regulated kinase 2, producing the protein MLTKKPGASVLPTGKSGEPVCSPARSGSQTTSPVALPPLRNNNHNPLTVRAHTHTHTHALRCVWGVFTAADYSELLHVNPRGPNTFTHKVSNQNFKSDVSSWSLCSRTVWVLQVLEDPLLQKVINGLSVYGSDPGHSVGSAQYFRVYRMSGSLPAVRIGAVSVSNGPPCPPCPPGSRYGMPIDMWSLGCILAELLTGYPLLPGEDEADQLACIMELLGMPAQKLLDASKRAKNFVSSKGYPRYCTVTTLPDGATVLNGGRSRRGKARGPPASKDWSAALKGCDDALFLDFLKHCLEWDPVVRMTPSQALRHPWLRRRLPKPPTGTTAGDKTASSKRGTATDAAITSISKLATSSTTTTSSSSKTRTNLAAITDANGNIQTRTVLPKLVS; encoded by the exons ATGTTAACCAAGAAGCCCGGAGCCTCGGTCCTCCCGACGG GCAAATCGGGCGAGCCGGTCTGCTCTCCCGCTCGCAGCGGCTCTCAGACGACGTCGCCGGTCGCCCTGCCGCCGCTTCgcaacaacaaccacaaccCCCTGACGGTAcgggcgcacacacacacacacacacacgctctcaGATGTGTTTGGGGTGTTTTCACAGCTGCAGATTACAGCGAGCTCCTCCACGTGAATCCACGAGGACCTAACACCTTCACTCACAAGGTTTCAAACCAAAACTTTAAATCAGACGTTTCCTCCTGGAGTCTGTGTTCCAGAACCGTTTgggtcctgcaggttttagaggaTCCTCTGCTTCAGAAGGTCATTAACGGGCTTTCTGTCTACG gtTCTGACCCGGGTCACTCTGTGGGCTCAGCGCAG TATTTCCGTGTTTACCGGATGTCAGGAAGCCTCCCAGCTGTCAGAATCGGTGCTGTCTCGGTCTCTAATGGTCCCCCCTGTCCCCCCTGTCCTCCAGGGTCCCGGTACGGGATGCCCATCGACATGTGGTCCCTGGGCTGCATCCTGGCCGAGCTGCTGACCGGTTACCCGCTGCTGCCGGGCGAAGACGAAGCCGACCAGCTGGCCTGCATCATGGAGCTGCTGGGCATGCCGGCCCAGAAGCTGCTGGACGCCTCCAAGAGGGCCAAGAACTTTGTGTCGTCCAAGGGGTACCCTCGTTACTGCACCGTCACCACCCTGCCCGACGGCGCCACCGTGCTGAACGGAGGGCGCTCGCGGCGCGGGAAGGCCCGCGGCCCCCCGGCCAGCAAGGACTGGAGCGCGGCGCTGAAGGGCTGCGACGACGCGCTCTTCCTGGACTTCCTCAAACACTGCCTGGAGTGGGACCCCGTGGTCCGGATGACGCCAAGCCAGGCGCTGCGCCACCCGTGGCTGAGGCGGCGGCTGCCCAAGCCGCCGACGGGAACGACCGCTGGCGACAAAACGGCCTCGTCCAAACGAGGCACCGCCACTGACGCAGCCATCACCTCCATCTCCAAACTGgccacctcctccaccaccaccacctcctcctcttccaaaACCAGGACTAACCTGGCGGCGATCACGGACGCCAACGGGAACATCCAGACCAGGACGGTTCTGCCCAAACTGGTGAGCTGA